TTGATTACGACCTAAGGAAACAAGATGTCCATCCCAGTTCAAGTGCTGCACAAGTAAGTATTTGTAagtactgttgttgttgttgttgtccatGCAACCTGTGGTCATTTAAGTAGTTCAATTTTGAGTgctggtacaatttgtttttgaactggtacaaaatagttggaaatggtacaaaataattgaactggtacaattttaaatgtattggtttatttttatcaactgtctaaaaaagggtgGGTGTACCGGTAGTTACAGCaaacaggggcttggttttttgGGGGGTCTCAAAAAGAATGCAATATTCCTTTCATCCGTTCTACTTCGCCTACCCCTTCCTGATCTTCCCCATTACCTCTATCTTACCCCACCCAGGGGTccaaactttaatttattcacatttggaCACCAGAGCCACTTGTGGTAAATATATCAGTGATAAAATGTCAGACTCATGCCAATGCAATAGCGTAAATGAAATAGATTTCTATAGAGAAATAGAAAAGACTAACGCTCAAAATGTCAATGAAAGTGCTTAGACTTCAATGCAAAATTCGCATGGAACGCAGATTGTTCAGCCCCAAAGCGTcaactttaaatttctttgtaaTGTTCAGTTTACCATGTCAATTTACTTGATTAACCCTTCTTTACAACCTAACCCCTTTACCCTACATGTAaaagaatgctttacttccaATAACCATGAATCAACCCAATGACCAAGGCAACACATGGGCTGTTGTAGACTAAACACTTGAAATAAGTTACTCCAATCACTACAATGCATGCCAATCCTTTACCTagaatgcagtgtctgacacttgcagactgtaGACTGATCCTCACagaagctaaccattttaaaatgggtgcataaacttaaccctttcaggcccgatagtgccaaatggcacttatagattttactctgtctaacgccagacgattttacttgtcaatggggaacccctcgggcctgaaagggttaagctaacagcatccaaaaactatgtccccgtttaaccctttcagccccgatagtgccaaatggcacttatagattttactctgtctaacgccagacgattttactcgtcaatggggaacccctcgggtctgaaagggttaaatgctgtttatcagcactaatCAAATGGGTGCTTATTCTTAAATAAttatactgtttatcagtgctatttgtaggcagtctgcagtatGTGacctgcagttgtcatacacctcctgGAATCCTAACTGTTAATAAGACAGTGCATAACCCTAATCACTTAACTGAAAGCTTAACCCTAATTCCTAAAATTCGGgcagttaccctaaccttaCATGAAAGCTTTAGCCATTCTAGAAGAcgtgtttaggcttaaattgtgtaaattagtgcttaacaccactcatgttattcttggtcaaactagactgttaagtatttccaacaggtcttgctacatgtatttctgTCCTGCTCGGAATGCTCAGCAAACATTATTTCAGTACTTAACGTCTTGAACTaaagtaaatgaatggcaaacagcttTTATCAACGAAGTATGTTCTTTGTGTTGAACAAACATTAAcctattttcactgtttttgctccagtacacatgtacatgtacaattaaaattctACCAGTTCcaactattttgtaccagttcaaaaacaaattgttccaaagtcaaaattgaactacaacatctgcataacataacataactttatttaagtgtcaatatATTAAGTTTACAAAAAGCTAATTGGGAACACTAAttaggaaaaggaaagaaaaaggattTATGCATAGTATagataaaatttaattttattatctaagatctaaaattaatattttataaaaacttgagatataaaagttaaaaattacaGGAGTTATCCTATTAGAATATATAGAAATATGCTATAGAGAGATATTGCTAAATATGCTCAAGAACTACAAATAGGACAAGGGCCACAATAATATTGTCACTTACAAGATCTACAAGGTTAACATGCCATATGCTGGACTTAAACGATTGTAAGTTATGTTTCTCCTTGATTTTGCTGTCCAGTCTAGGccatatacaatgtacatggtCCAAAGTACCTTATAGGGTGTTTCCTGTACCGTACACTATTAAATCTGGgtaattgaaaataattattccttAAGTGATACTTGGTTGActaaaacactaaaaattaatGTCCCTGCTAGCTACCAATCCATATTTAACGTTACATTAAGGTAGCAAGATCTTGTAAACGCCTGTTTTGTAGGCTAGGTAGATTGCAAAATAATACACGTCAGTTCTGAGTTGTTTTATTCCTGGTGTAGGTAGCTTAAGTTTACAAAAAGCTTGAGATTGTTTACGGACCAGGATTTTTTGAGATGGAGATCTTCAAGTGTTAAAAGAACTGACAAAGATATTTTAGGTCATTCTGGATCTCTTGAGGTTCTTGAGGTTCTTGAGAAGGGGTTGAAATGGTGTGAGTCtacctgggcccagttgttcgaaagccgattaacttaatccaggattagcgtaaacttttgctttgaacatgtttcaactttttgctgaaagttttttggttatttttgcttttcaaattattttcttttctttaaagtaTTGCCGAATAtaagcgttgaacaacattttgaagtagagaaataaactcttgattaatttttaatctgtgaTAAGTGTTAatcatcttttgaacaaccgggccctgataaTTTCAGTAATTTTTGGGAGAGACAAGTAAAAAATACAGATACCTGTCACTGGTGACAGACAATGAAACCCTATTTAATAAAATACTACAAAGAATTTGTAACATTATTTTAATCCATTTTTTACACTTGTCACACGATATCTTGGGATCGATCAttattttttcataaaaatttctttcaatATCATGatgttataatttttttacattgtGTGTGGCATACATGGCAAGTGCCATGTGAATCTCTTTTCCTCTTACATATATGATAAAGCACTGCCATTCACGATATGGATCACTTTCTGAAGCATCATCTAAGAAAAAGAAGCGAAGTTAAACAAGGACACTTAAGAGTGCAAAACCTACTTTCAGTTTTGTTATCAttgtgaaaaggaaaaaaatcagttttgaaatttttcaaGTTGGATATTGATGTTAGTAGAGACAGGTGAAAATAATTATGTTGTCCCTGTCACTTACATGTAGTCACAGGTAAACAGCCTGGGAATATTTCAAACCCTGTTTTAGAGATCTGTTATCATTTCTAGTTGGTCAGAAAAGTAGAGTCAGTGAAAAAATGACTGATAAAGCATTTGTGCTTACTTATTtgcatacccatatatattttttattttaaatattttcagCTGTTTGAAGCACTCAAGGAATCATTTGCTCAGGCAGAGGCACTGGATTACCTCAATTTTCACCCGGAAGGAGGAGAAAAAACTGTCACTCTGTTAGGTTTAAAAGCTGAGAACCTTATGGGCCAACATCACAAGAAATCTGTTTATCAAGTATGTACCAGTATCACTTTGATGTCACTTGTGTTGAATCACAAAGGTGGTGTTACTGCATTATCAATTTGATAACTTGTTTTGCTCCCTTAATTGACACTTGGCGTAGCTAAGACATGCATCTTGTTTTACTAGATTATGTGattgtacaataataattattaattaccaCAATGTGAAATAAAGGAGAACCAACTGAATGACTTTCAAAATTTTTGAAGCAAATAATGATAAAAGTGAACCCTAACATGTTCCTCCCTAAAGACACTGCATGCCAATATGATTTCAACTGCGCCGAATTAAAATTGGTGCAGTTAAAACATGTGGGAAAAGCAATTTCTTGCTTGATGTTTTGGACTGTCACCATTATAATACCATCTTCAAGAATGTGCAACATTGAATTTAGTTAGATAGTAAAATCAACACAAATTTTGGACAAAAGATCCAAAGCATGAATATGAATAGGTAACCAGCTCAAGGTAGGGTACAGATAAAATGAGTGCGATGTAATTATCCATCCGTTCCTCCGCGGGTGCAGTTGTGTTGCATaagattttcaattttattctgGGTTTGAACaagttaattttgatttttcctttgtttcagattacatgtatgataatgaatattaattttctcaaataaaaatcaaaattgaacagcttcaattttaaaccatgaaaaaatttaaacaacaaCATTATTATGGGTGTGATATCAACAATCATCAACAACTCAAGTGATCTTTACATGTCAAGACTTGTTTGCGACTAAATAAAAGGACGTTGCCAGAGACAAGAAGCACGTACTTTGTGTCTaagttattgtttttttcccttttgacaTGTTGATCAATGGGCTATTTATGTCTTTCTTTATTCCAGTCACGATTCTTTTGTCATTTAACAAGTTCTTCAATATTCTTTTCACATATTAATTTTAGACAATATTCTTATTTAAAAGTATATAAGCAGCATTCCTTGGGTTTTTCCTATTCAGCACATTTTTGTTGCTTAAtattcaattttgaaaaaaatattttaactcATTGATTAAATTCTCTTATCCTGATTATGTGTTGATGAATGACAGACTCTTgctaaaaaatattaatttctgACCTAACCTAAATCAAACATCCTTAAACCACTTAACTTTAGGAAATGAAACTCTTCCATGCTTGCATTCTTGAATTGAGGCAAGTCAAACCAGGAGCATCGGTCATTCGGAAAATCCCAGGAAACCCTGGAAAACTGTGTAGTACCTGACTGAAACGTTTTTCTGTGTTTCGGTGTGTTGCAGAGTGTTACAGAATTCtcatgtgttctttttttttattattatttggtcATGTTATGATACCAATGAACCACATATATCAACATCTTAAAAACAGTACGTCATGTCACAAATCACGTGTACAGAATATATCATACTGGCAATTATCAATTTTGTTAGCAGAGCATTATTCCTGAGCTGGAGTCGCGATTAAGAAGCAAATGTGAGACAGTAGCTAGTTTTCACAAGCCATCTAAACAAATCGGTATGTTACATTAATACTGTAAATGACCAAGAAAACACCTGAATTCCCGGATTTTGCATATGAAACAGCTCTCTTTCTTTTGTGGCGATTCCTTTCTGTACCAGTATATTTTGGCCCTGCGTTATCCGTGGTACCTTGAACCTACATTTTACCCCCAGAGCTCTGCATAGTTTTCCTGCATTGAAATGTGAGCATTTGGCTCTGAGTAGTTTCGCTGGTATTTCTCATCAGATGATAGCCAACTTCTGTTTGCTAAAGCCACCCAGCTACCTGCATtgattgaaaatgaaaaacagtcAGTGGAACAAGAGATGAAACAGCTTCATCACAGCCGAATGTTGAGAGACAAACAATTCAGACAGCTGTTTGAGGTGTGTTTCAGCAGAGGCAGTTTGCCTGTGGTTCATTTTCTTGGGCGttcgagaagaaagaaaaaatagttgCGGAGAAAAATATTACATGCAAGGAATATTCAAATGAACTGTTAACCAAAAGTGTAGAATGCAAGGAGCTGCATTTCTTGAACATTACTAAGGTCGTGTTCCGTTGGGATCAACCATTTCAACCGCAACTTCCCTGCcagcagaggtctctcacggcAAGGCATTTTAGGTTcaagcggttgaggtttcccaataaaacacttttccaaccgttttcggttgaaacgcagAATTTCTTGGtaatagttattaccagacttctcagtGTTGACAAGTTGAGAACTTTGTATTGAAAAGCTTTCATTTAAAGCTCGGAGGACACCTTATTAGGAAGTAGAAACACCTTATTCAACTGAGCCCGGtggttcgaaagccgattaacttaatccaggattagcgtaaacgtgacggtttgtttcatgtttggtttaagtttctttccttatttttgtttttcaagattaacttcttgtaatgtaaagttttgccgaatatcagcgctgAATACCATTTGGGAGTAGgtaaataaactccttggttaatttttaatctgggattagcgttagtCGGCTTTTAAACACTTCCGATAAACTGAACAACTGACTAAGTAGACTCGGCGAATTTTTCGGAAACTGGACAGTTCTTATGATTAACATGTAGTAATTTTTAGATTACTTATCTAACACGTCAAATTCTTTGTTGTCAATCGTCAATATTAGGGACGTTTCGGAGCGAGAAAAGTTATAGAGATATTATGGACTTGATTGGTATAAAAAAACttggacatacatgtatatgtatacATATGTGTTACTTCAGAAATTCTTATACTCCTCTGACCGGGAAAAGTAGAGGTTAGGAAACAactgcaaattaatttgtaatTCCTTTACACAGGGTATTTAGATTTTCACACCTAGTCAAGACAAAGGGTGCGAAGCATAATAGTTTCTTTCCTTGGAACACGAATTTGCCTGcaggcgcagtgatgagagcttTCGTCTCCCACCactgtggcctgggttcgattcccagactaggCCCAATTTGTGGGTTGAGTTCTATTTCTTGTTTTTACGCACTTTCAGGTTCTGATGCAATCTCTTCAGACTCTGGAGAGACTTATAGCAGACCACAGGTTACAGTCTCAAGCCAAACATGATCGCGTAACAGCAGAATGGCTAACTGCTAAGTGCGATGCCATGTGCCTTAAAGTGAGAGTTCTTCAAAATCAGATGATAAGAGATACCTACACCCCAGATGCTATGGCAGCTCTGAAAAGAATCAAGTATGTAAGACTTGAAAAACCGTGGCTCAAAAATATCCAACCATATTTCAGTTAATACAAAAACAGGAAGTGCCCCGCCATTTTGACCATTATTTGGAAATCAGGTAGTTTATTTCGTATACTCCCAGGGTTAACCAAACATCATTTCAGGCTGGAATTGTACTGATTTATTCTGTTAAAGTGTCCCTGTgattccttcagattttgaaagtgtgtttgcttaacacctgactggcaaaattttgagctctgatttttatccaaaggccgtttactttgagtgtaagttttggatttcacggtccgccattactcacgttcaaaactgaccgattgg
The Montipora capricornis isolate CH-2021 chromosome 10, ASM3666992v2, whole genome shotgun sequence genome window above contains:
- the LOC138018827 gene encoding HAUS augmin-like complex subunit 4 — protein: MLSAQETAEKLNSSLPVNLTSSHVQQYPDFTKLLTSLTRHVTDSGMSLAVNKDMKQAEGSLRQQKLKFLQLLALYSELKELLIDYDLRKQDVHPSSSAAQLFEALKESFAQAEALDYLNFHPEGGEKTVTLLGLKAENLMGQHHKKSVYQSIIPELESRLRSKCETVASFHKPSKQIDDSQLLFAKATQLPALIENEKQSVEQEMKQLHHSRMLRDKQFRQLFEVLMQSLQTLERLIADHRLQSQAKHDRVTAEWLTAKCDAMCLKVRVLQNQMIRDTYTPDAMAALKRIKAYLKVAEEQSAAELHRLNQMLVAYESVGMGFDSLVQQYGALMAEIDNKKWIGV